From Proteiniborus sp. MB09-C3, the proteins below share one genomic window:
- a CDS encoding ABC transporter ATP-binding protein, giving the protein MSVNKEAILDVKNLKQYFRLDRKNVLKAVDDVSFTVYKGETFGLVGESGSGKSTTGRSIIRLYNPTAGEVNFCGKKISGNIDKATEKILRTKMQMIFQDPMASLNPRKTVLDIVAQGLDIHGLYRTKEERRKKVYDILETVGLSREHAHRYPHEFSGGQRQRIGIARALVVNPDFVIADEAISALDVSIQAQVVNLLKKLQKERNLTYIFIAHDLSMVKYISDKIGVMHLGKMVELGPAEAIYNNAAHPYTKSLLSAIPHTNPILERTRKRIHYDKSNIDYDKGEFIEIERGHFVLGTKEEIKQWTA; this is encoded by the coding sequence ATGTCTGTTAATAAAGAAGCTATACTAGATGTGAAAAATTTAAAGCAGTACTTTAGACTTGATAGAAAAAATGTACTGAAGGCTGTAGACGATGTATCCTTTACCGTTTATAAAGGCGAAACCTTTGGACTTGTAGGAGAAAGCGGTTCAGGTAAATCAACGACAGGCAGAAGTATAATTAGACTGTATAATCCAACTGCTGGTGAAGTGAATTTCTGTGGAAAAAAAATCTCAGGTAATATTGATAAAGCTACTGAGAAAATCCTTAGAACAAAGATGCAGATGATATTTCAGGACCCTATGGCTTCTCTAAATCCTAGAAAAACAGTATTGGATATCGTAGCACAGGGACTAGACATTCACGGGCTTTATAGAACAAAGGAAGAAAGAAGGAAAAAGGTCTACGACATTCTTGAAACAGTTGGATTGTCTAGGGAACATGCCCATAGATATCCCCACGAATTTAGCGGTGGTCAAAGGCAAAGAATAGGAATTGCTAGAGCCCTAGTTGTTAATCCAGACTTTGTCATAGCAGATGAGGCAATAAGTGCATTAGACGTTTCTATTCAAGCTCAGGTTGTAAATTTATTAAAAAAATTGCAAAAAGAAAGAAACTTAACGTACATTTTTATTGCCCATGATCTTTCCATGGTAAAATATATTAGTGACAAAATAGGGGTTATGCATTTAGGCAAAATGGTGGAATTAGGACCAGCAGAAGCTATTTATAACAATGCTGCACATCCATATACTAAATCACTTTTGTCAGCTATACCTCATACGAATCCTATTTTAGAGAGAACCAGAAAAAGAATTCATTATGATAAATCAAATATAGATTATGATAAAGGAGAATTCATCGAAATAGAAAGGGGGCACTTTGTTCTAGGAACCAAGGAAGAAATAAAGCAATGGACAGCATGA
- a CDS encoding HD-GYP domain-containing protein yields the protein MKLNKKTSIYIATLSVVAISLYSFLFNRFDIPSFKMLFFWSLLSIVVESLLIPLPNNTVGISVGYAINIASIIVGGPLLGATSAFLGFLFRVPKIKGRGYVTLFNIPIYKTIFNIVQSIIVTSSIGLIYVLLGGKIGQFTSFPTILILLLGTLFNTIIISGFLSLANDQKFIGIWINNVKGMLISAIAVGTMGIIIALAFISYGYGAVILFFGPLLLARFSFRLYVDMRSLYLSTIQALNKTIEAKDPYTSGHASRVEKYAVELAEVYGLSFEKIQDIRTASILHDIGKIGVNDNILNKTTKLTQPEFQEIMKHPSIGSEIISKVDFLKNIPQIVRYHHERYDGLGYPEGLAGDNIPIEACVLAIADSYDAMTSDRPYRKALDKKEALEEIRVNAGTQFHPVLAQVFVSMLSQ from the coding sequence TTGAAGTTAAATAAAAAAACATCTATTTATATTGCCACTCTATCCGTAGTGGCTATATCCTTATATTCTTTTTTATTTAATAGATTTGATATTCCAAGCTTTAAGATGCTATTTTTTTGGTCTTTATTATCTATAGTTGTTGAATCTTTGCTAATACCCTTACCAAATAATACAGTAGGCATATCAGTTGGATATGCTATAAATATAGCCTCTATTATTGTGGGAGGACCATTATTAGGCGCTACATCTGCCTTTTTAGGATTTTTATTTAGAGTACCAAAAATAAAAGGAAGAGGTTATGTAACTCTGTTTAATATACCTATCTATAAAACTATTTTTAATATTGTTCAAAGTATTATTGTAACATCATCTATTGGACTAATCTATGTTTTACTTGGAGGGAAAATTGGGCAGTTTACTTCATTCCCAACTATTCTAATTCTTTTATTAGGTACATTATTTAATACAATAATCATTTCTGGATTTCTTTCTTTAGCAAATGATCAAAAATTTATTGGAATATGGATAAATAATGTGAAGGGAATGTTGATTAGTGCTATTGCTGTAGGTACAATGGGTATTATAATAGCATTAGCTTTTATTAGCTATGGCTATGGTGCTGTTATTCTATTTTTTGGACCATTATTATTAGCACGCTTTTCATTTAGATTATATGTGGACATGAGAAGCCTATATCTTTCAACTATACAGGCTTTAAATAAAACAATAGAGGCTAAAGATCCTTATACAAGTGGGCATGCTTCCAGGGTAGAAAAATATGCTGTTGAATTAGCAGAGGTCTATGGATTGTCCTTCGAAAAAATTCAAGACATTAGAACAGCATCTATTCTGCACGACATTGGCAAAATTGGTGTAAACGATAATATATTAAATAAAACTACAAAGCTAACTCAGCCTGAGTTTCAGGAAATTATGAAACATCCTAGTATTGGATCAGAGATTATCAGCAAAGTGGATTTTTTGAAAAACATACCTCAAATTGTAAGATATCATCATGAGCGATATGATGGATTAGGATATCCAGAGGGCTTAGCAGGAGACAATATACCTATAGAAGCCTGTGTACTTGCTATAGCTGATTCCTATGATGCAATGACCTCTGATAGACCTTATCGAAAAGCTTTAGATAAAAAAGAAGCCTTAGAGGAGATTAGAGTCAATGCTGGAACACAATTTCATCCTGTTCTCGCACAAGTATTTGTAAGTATGCTTAGCCAATAG
- a CDS encoding M3 family oligoendopeptidase — MIKFKDYEYNRPDLNKVGEQFEGLLLRFNNAESFDEQNQIMAEVNKIRSNVETMANLVYIRHSINTEDEFYAKEQDFFDENMPKYQNITSKFYKALVESKYRKELERVWGRQIFTLAELELKTFSEEIIEDLVKENKLVTEYDKLIASAKIDFEGEERNLSQMAPFMQSKDRTMRKKAYETYINFFKENESKFDEIYDSLVKVRDGMAKKLGYENYVVMGYARMSRSDYNAEMVANYRKQVYEDLVPVVVELKDRQRKRLGLDEFKYYDEPLGYTTGNATPKGEPEWILENGRKMYKELSKETDEFFTFMVERELLDLVSKKGKMSGGYCTYISDYKSPFIFSNFNGTSGDVDVLTHEAGHAFQSYLSRDYEVPEYSFPTLEACEIHSMSMEFITWPWMELFFEDEVDKYKFSHLSGAVNFIPYGVTVDEFQHFVYENPEATPEERKAKWREIERKYLPFRDYEDNDLLNRGGYWFRQGHIFGSPFYYIDYTLAQVCAFQFWIKINQDKEKAWEDYTRLCKAGGSKSFLELVELANLENPFVDGTIKKVVGPIKEWLDGIDDRKF, encoded by the coding sequence ATGATTAAGTTCAAGGATTATGAGTACAATAGACCTGATTTAAATAAAGTCGGAGAACAATTTGAAGGCCTATTGTTAAGATTTAATAATGCAGAATCATTTGATGAACAAAATCAAATAATGGCAGAAGTAAACAAGATTCGTTCCAATGTAGAAACTATGGCAAACCTAGTCTACATTAGACATTCTATTAACACTGAGGACGAGTTTTACGCAAAGGAACAGGACTTTTTTGATGAAAACATGCCTAAATATCAAAATATTACTTCTAAATTTTATAAGGCATTAGTTGAATCAAAGTATAGAAAAGAATTAGAAAGAGTTTGGGGCAGACAAATATTCACACTAGCAGAATTGGAATTAAAAACATTTTCAGAAGAAATTATAGAGGATTTAGTAAAAGAAAATAAGCTAGTAACTGAATACGATAAGCTCATAGCCTCAGCTAAAATAGACTTTGAAGGTGAAGAAAGAAATCTAAGTCAAATGGCACCTTTTATGCAGTCAAAAGACAGGACTATGAGAAAAAAAGCTTATGAGACTTACATAAATTTCTTTAAAGAAAATGAATCAAAGTTTGATGAGATATATGATAGCTTAGTTAAAGTAAGAGATGGAATGGCTAAAAAATTAGGATATGAAAACTATGTAGTTATGGGCTATGCGCGTATGTCTAGATCAGACTATAATGCTGAAATGGTAGCAAACTATAGGAAACAAGTTTATGAAGACTTGGTACCTGTTGTAGTTGAACTAAAAGATAGACAGAGAAAAAGACTTGGGCTTGATGAGTTTAAATATTACGATGAGCCATTAGGATATACTACTGGTAATGCTACTCCTAAGGGTGAGCCTGAATGGATTTTAGAAAATGGCAGGAAGATGTACAAGGAATTATCAAAGGAAACAGACGAATTCTTTACATTTATGGTAGAGAGAGAACTATTAGATCTAGTAAGTAAAAAAGGGAAGATGAGTGGAGGCTATTGTACATATATTTCTGATTACAAATCGCCATTTATATTCTCTAATTTCAATGGAACCAGTGGAGATGTAGATGTGCTAACTCATGAGGCAGGCCATGCTTTCCAATCTTATTTGAGCAGAGATTACGAAGTGCCTGAGTACAGCTTCCCAACGTTAGAAGCATGTGAAATCCACTCTATGAGTATGGAATTTATTACATGGCCTTGGATGGAATTATTCTTTGAAGATGAAGTAGATAAATATAAATTTAGTCATTTAAGCGGAGCTGTAAACTTTATACCTTATGGAGTTACTGTAGACGAGTTTCAACATTTTGTATATGAAAACCCAGAAGCAACTCCAGAGGAAAGAAAGGCTAAATGGAGAGAAATAGAGCGTAAATATCTTCCATTTAGAGACTACGAAGACAATGATTTATTAAACAGAGGTGGCTATTGGTTTAGACAAGGCCATATATTTGGTTCTCCATTCTATTATATTGACTATACTTTAGCTCAGGTTTGTGCTTTCCAATTTTGGATTAAAATAAATCAAGATAAAGAAAAAGCGTGGGAAGATTACACTAGACTATGTAAAGCAGGAGGAAGCAAGTCTTTCCTAGAATTAGTAGAGCTTGCAAACTTAGAAAATCCATTTGTGGACGGTACGATTAAGAAGGTAGTAGGACCAATAAAAGAATGGTTGGACGGAATAGACGATAGAAAGTTCTAG
- a CDS encoding S9 family peptidase, translating to MENLRLDDFTKYKFLSGIKASPAGQYLGFVLHQMDVDENKYLSNIYVHDLKEGVSIKLTSLDEERSFVWKDENTMLFPSIRNKKDRERKEKGEQLTAYYEINLKGGEANKAFEVPLNVTNLEILDEEHLLLTAVYDHNYPKLDELTNEEKEKALKQVKENKDYEVLDEIPFWLNGQGFTNKKRNRLYIYNIKEGKAIAITDEYTDVGSYKLNRERTKALIIGSTYTDKMEMKSDIYILDIENNSLKNISMGTLFRYSSGSFLGDKIIFTGHEAKSFGLNENPSFYTMKLDGSNVEKISGDFEFSIWNSVGSDCRYGGSQSMKIDGKYLYFVTTEWDSSFINRIDLNGNIEKLSAGKGSIDGLEVLDGKIHFIGLRGLKLQELYSLEGEQEIQLTHFNDWVLEEKKVSAPEKLSFVVEDNITIEGWVLKPVDYKEGEKYPAILDIHGGPKTAYGEVFFHEMQYWANEGYVVLFCNPRGSDGRGNQFADIRGKYGTIDYDDLMKFTDLVLEQYLCIDKDRIGVTGGSYGGFMTNWIIGHTNRFKAAASQRSISNWTSKFATTDIGYYFVDDQNAATPWSDYEKLWFHSPMKYADKVSTPTLFIHSEEDYRCWLSEGIQMFTSLKYHGVESRLCMFRGENHELSRSGKPKHRIRRLEEITNWFNKYLK from the coding sequence ATGGAAAATTTAAGGCTTGATGATTTTACTAAATATAAGTTTTTGTCTGGTATCAAAGCTTCACCAGCAGGACAATATTTAGGTTTTGTGCTTCACCAAATGGATGTAGATGAAAACAAATATCTTTCTAACATCTATGTTCATGATTTAAAAGAAGGAGTATCTATTAAGTTAACTTCATTAGATGAAGAAAGGTCCTTTGTATGGAAAGATGAAAATACTATGCTATTCCCTTCAATACGAAATAAAAAGGATAGGGAGAGAAAAGAAAAAGGAGAACAATTAACCGCATATTATGAAATAAATCTAAAGGGTGGAGAAGCAAATAAAGCTTTTGAAGTTCCACTTAATGTTACCAATCTAGAAATATTAGATGAAGAACATCTGTTGTTAACAGCAGTATATGATCATAATTATCCTAAGCTAGATGAATTAACCAATGAGGAAAAAGAAAAAGCTTTAAAGCAAGTAAAAGAGAACAAGGACTATGAAGTATTAGATGAGATTCCTTTTTGGCTAAATGGTCAGGGCTTTACAAATAAAAAAAGAAATAGGCTATATATTTATAACATAAAAGAAGGCAAAGCTATTGCTATAACTGATGAATATACTGATGTAGGCAGCTATAAGCTTAATCGTGAAAGGACAAAGGCTCTTATAATTGGCTCTACATATACTGACAAGATGGAAATGAAATCAGACATTTATATTTTGGATATAGAAAATAACAGTCTAAAAAATATTTCTATGGGAACTCTTTTCAGATACTCATCAGGAAGCTTTTTAGGAGATAAAATAATATTTACAGGACATGAAGCTAAATCCTTTGGCCTCAATGAAAATCCTAGCTTTTATACAATGAAATTAGATGGTTCAAATGTTGAAAAAATATCGGGTGATTTTGAGTTTAGCATCTGGAATTCAGTTGGCTCTGATTGTAGGTATGGCGGAAGTCAATCCATGAAGATTGATGGCAAGTATTTATACTTTGTGACTACTGAGTGGGATAGTTCTTTTATCAATAGAATAGATTTAAATGGAAATATTGAAAAGCTATCGGCTGGGAAAGGTTCTATTGACGGTTTAGAAGTATTAGATGGTAAAATACATTTCATAGGATTAAGAGGGCTTAAATTACAAGAGCTATACTCTTTAGAAGGAGAGCAAGAAATACAGCTGACACATTTTAATGATTGGGTATTAGAGGAAAAGAAAGTGTCAGCTCCTGAAAAATTATCTTTTGTAGTAGAAGATAATATTACTATTGAAGGATGGGTGTTAAAGCCTGTAGATTATAAGGAAGGTGAGAAATATCCTGCAATACTGGATATTCACGGTGGGCCTAAAACAGCTTATGGTGAGGTTTTCTTCCATGAAATGCAATATTGGGCTAATGAAGGATATGTAGTTTTATTCTGCAATCCAAGAGGGAGTGATGGCAGAGGTAACCAATTCGCAGATATTCGTGGTAAGTATGGTACTATAGACTATGATGATTTAATGAAATTTACTGATTTAGTATTAGAACAATATCTATGCATAGACAAAGACCGAATTGGAGTAACTGGCGGCTCCTATGGTGGATTCATGACAAATTGGATTATAGGACATACAAATAGATTTAAGGCAGCAGCATCTCAGAGAAGCATATCAAACTGGACTTCAAAATTTGCTACTACTGATATCGGATATTACTTTGTAGATGATCAAAATGCAGCTACACCTTGGTCTGATTACGAAAAACTATGGTTCCATTCTCCAATGAAATATGCAGACAAGGTAAGTACACCGACTTTGTTTATACATTCTGAAGAGGATTATCGCTGTTGGCTTTCAGAAGGTATTCAAATGTTCACCTCATTAAAATATCATGGAGTTGAATCTAGACTTTGTATGTTTAGAGGAGAAAACCATGAGCTAAGCAGATCAGGTAAGCCAAAGCATAGAATTAGAAGACTTGAGGAGATTACAAACTGGTTTAACAAATATTTAAAATAA
- a CDS encoding GNAT family N-acetyltransferase: MLEIRKVNPEMTYSIRHSVLRPHQTFEDCKYDTDYADNAFHVGAFYQGKLISVASFCVEKYPDFSIEIQYRLRAMATLDSFRYLGAGRSIVNYAEKLLKEQDINFLWCKGRTTVQEYYKKLGFKIHGEVFDYPPIGPHIIMYKKLI, from the coding sequence ATGCTAGAGATAAGAAAAGTTAATCCTGAAATGACTTATAGTATTAGACATAGTGTCCTACGTCCGCATCAGACATTTGAGGACTGTAAATATGATACAGACTATGCAGACAACGCATTTCATGTAGGGGCATTCTATCAAGGAAAACTAATAAGCGTCGCATCATTTTGTGTAGAAAAGTATCCAGATTTTTCTATTGAGATTCAATACAGATTAAGAGCAATGGCAACTCTTGATAGTTTTCGATACTTAGGAGCCGGAAGATCAATAGTTAATTATGCTGAAAAATTGTTAAAGGAGCAGGACATTAACTTTTTATGGTGTAAAGGGAGAACTACAGTACAAGAATATTATAAAAAACTAGGCTTTAAAATACATGGTGAAGTATTTGATTATCCTCCTATTGGTCCTCATATCATTATGTATAAAAAGTTGATATAA
- a CDS encoding ABC transporter ATP-binding protein — protein sequence MLKIENVSKSYKGGKKAVDGLSLKIDKGDIYGFIGHNGAGKTTTIKCITGILDFDEGDIFIDGMSIKERPIECKRIMAYIPDNPDLYENMTGIQYLSFISDIFSISKETRERNIERYSDDFELTKNLGDLISSYSHGMKQKLAIISALIHQPKLLVLDEPFVGLDPKAAHILKEYMKDMCQKGSAIFFSTHILEVAEKLCNKIAIIKAGKLIASGDTQKVKGDSSLEQLFLEVTENE from the coding sequence ATGCTAAAAATAGAGAATGTCTCAAAATCTTATAAGGGTGGTAAAAAAGCAGTAGATGGTCTTAGTCTAAAAATAGATAAAGGGGATATATATGGATTCATAGGTCATAATGGAGCTGGTAAAACCACAACAATTAAATGCATCACAGGAATATTGGATTTTGATGAAGGAGATATTTTTATCGATGGAATGTCAATAAAAGAAAGACCCATAGAATGTAAAAGGATAATGGCCTATATTCCTGACAATCCTGATTTATACGAGAACATGACTGGCATACAGTATTTAAGCTTTATTTCAGATATATTTAGTATCTCCAAAGAAACCCGTGAGAGAAATATTGAAAGGTACTCTGATGACTTTGAGCTAACAAAAAATCTTGGCGATTTAATATCGTCATATTCACATGGAATGAAACAAAAGCTTGCAATTATTTCTGCCCTAATACATCAGCCAAAGCTTCTTGTATTAGATGAGCCTTTTGTCGGTCTAGACCCTAAAGCTGCTCATATACTAAAGGAATATATGAAGGATATGTGTCAGAAGGGCAGTGCCATATTCTTTTCTACCCATATCTTAGAGGTTGCAGAAAAATTATGCAATAAAATTGCTATTATTAAAGCTGGGAAGCTAATTGCTAGCGGAGATACTCAAAAGGTTAAAGGCGACAGTTCCCTTGAACAATTGTTCTTAGAGGTGACAGAAAATGAATAA
- a CDS encoding DUF5317 domain-containing protein, whose protein sequence is MFIEPIILSFIVAKLRGGRIRHIEQIDIKGWYLFIFAAIIQFLISLIKGIDIDTGTELLNKYFIYFHAFTYLLLIIGIALNIRANSMKLFLIGIILNLIVILFNGGQMPVSLEGIKGINNYVELPERQFDIKHNSITKDTKLAFLADIIVIPKPYPLPKIISVGDIFIMTGVFLFFQEAMVKENLKRKA, encoded by the coding sequence TTGTTTATAGAGCCAATTATTCTTTCGTTTATCGTTGCGAAATTAAGGGGAGGTAGAATTAGACATATTGAACAGATAGATATCAAAGGATGGTATCTATTTATTTTTGCTGCCATTATACAATTTTTAATTTCACTAATAAAAGGTATTGATATTGACACTGGAACGGAATTGCTCAATAAATATTTTATTTACTTCCATGCTTTTACATATCTGCTATTGATAATTGGAATTGCTTTAAACATAAGAGCAAATTCTATGAAGCTTTTTCTCATAGGAATTATTTTAAATCTAATAGTGATACTTTTTAACGGTGGACAAATGCCAGTATCTCTGGAAGGGATAAAAGGCATTAATAATTATGTAGAATTACCAGAGAGACAGTTTGATATAAAGCATAACTCAATAACAAAGGATACTAAACTAGCTTTTTTAGCTGATATTATTGTTATTCCGAAACCCTATCCTTTACCTAAGATAATAAGTGTCGGAGATATATTTATAATGACAGGTGTCTTTTTATTTTTTCAAGAAGCCATGGTCAAAGAAAACCTAAAAAGG
- a CDS encoding ABC transporter permease: MNNVKLLIKANIINSFGLNRFLKESSKAEKTKMFFIGIAILWAVVAVFASVFAYFYMISDVLIQLDALAMLLVISFVNVSLISLFMSIYKASGYLFSFKDYDLLMSLPVKTSEVFINKLLLLYSTNLMISIIIGLPSLIVYGIKSSSGTIYYIFAFIAMFFIALIPMIIGAALSFVLGKISTRFKSTNIIMIIGSFVLIILLMAGSNLLSNMSLEFVQNIAELMEAISKAYFPIIFYVNALVNLDILSLVVFIGVTVIPFALFVSIFAKSFKSINSKMNESFKASSYKMSSLKVSSSLKALYKKEISFYFSSYIYVLNTSIGVVMMTIFTIGIAIFGGDKMAEVLDLPMIKPFIVPAATAIVSLCICLACTTSSSISLEGKNLWVAKSLPIKPIEILKSKILVNLTIIIPALLIDIVILAVSFKMKLLSCLLFLAITALYAFLISMIGIIINLFLPKLEWKSHIEVVKQSSSVIVSMLAGAISVAIPILLYKLLEPTNYDMFSAFVAIGLLIVNMFLWAAIRTKGVKIFNSL; this comes from the coding sequence ATGAATAATGTAAAATTACTCATTAAAGCTAATATTATAAATTCCTTTGGCTTAAACAGATTTTTAAAAGAATCCTCTAAAGCAGAAAAAACAAAAATGTTTTTTATAGGTATAGCGATATTATGGGCTGTTGTAGCTGTATTCGCATCTGTATTTGCTTATTTTTATATGATATCAGATGTTCTAATACAGCTCGATGCTTTAGCTATGCTTCTAGTGATTTCTTTTGTAAATGTGAGCCTAATCTCATTATTTATGAGCATTTATAAAGCTTCAGGATATTTGTTTTCTTTTAAAGATTACGATCTACTTATGTCATTGCCAGTAAAAACATCTGAAGTATTCATAAATAAATTGCTGTTATTATATAGTACAAATTTAATGATATCAATTATTATAGGTTTACCTTCATTGATAGTTTACGGTATAAAGTCTTCGAGCGGTACTATATATTATATCTTTGCATTTATAGCAATGTTTTTTATAGCATTGATTCCTATGATTATTGGAGCAGCTCTATCCTTTGTTTTGGGAAAGATATCAACAAGGTTTAAATCAACAAATATAATTATGATAATTGGTTCCTTTGTCTTAATCATATTATTGATGGCAGGCTCTAATCTTTTAAGCAATATGTCACTAGAGTTTGTTCAGAATATTGCTGAATTGATGGAGGCTATATCAAAGGCATATTTTCCCATTATATTTTATGTAAATGCACTAGTTAACCTTGATATTCTTTCTTTAGTAGTCTTCATTGGAGTTACAGTAATACCATTTGCTTTGTTTGTTTCAATATTTGCAAAGAGCTTTAAGTCTATTAATTCAAAGATGAATGAAAGCTTTAAAGCCTCTAGCTATAAGATGAGCTCATTAAAGGTATCATCATCTCTAAAAGCGCTATATAAAAAAGAGATTAGCTTTTACTTTTCATCATATATATACGTTTTAAATACTTCAATTGGTGTCGTGATGATGACTATTTTTACTATAGGAATAGCTATTTTTGGCGGAGATAAAATGGCAGAGGTTTTAGATTTGCCTATGATAAAACCATTCATAGTCCCTGCAGCTACAGCAATTGTGTCTCTATGTATATGTCTAGCCTGTACCACTTCATCTTCAATATCTCTTGAAGGTAAAAATCTTTGGGTAGCAAAATCTCTTCCCATAAAGCCAATAGAAATATTGAAGAGCAAGATATTAGTGAATTTAACAATTATTATTCCAGCTCTACTAATTGATATTGTAATTTTAGCAGTATCATTTAAAATGAAATTACTATCTTGTTTGCTATTTTTAGCTATTACAGCTCTATATGCCTTTTTGATTTCAATGATAGGAATAATAATAAATTTATTCTTACCGAAGCTTGAATGGAAATCTCATATTGAAGTTGTAAAGCAAAGTTCCAGTGTAATTGTTTCAATGCTGGCAGGTGCTATTTCAGTAGCTATACCAATATTGCTATATAAACTTTTAGAACCAACGAACTATGACATGTTTTCTGCTTTTGTAGCAATAGGGTTATTAATAGTAAATATGTTTTTATGGGCAGCTATCAGAACTAAAGGTGTAAAAATATTTAATAGTCTTTGA
- a CDS encoding DUF5345 family protein — protein sequence MNNDSIEKKISDAIKKIDDIKVKEPELNWFVDLVSDEQLRIAKRQNKQLSIFCALGVIIIALSFSLYAFFFSAFVVVQSMSLIFPIVIFVMARLVSKEARIQ from the coding sequence ATGAATAATGATTCAATAGAAAAAAAGATATCAGATGCTATAAAAAAAATTGATGATATTAAAGTAAAAGAGCCTGAACTAAATTGGTTTGTTGACTTAGTTTCAGATGAACAGCTGAGAATAGCAAAGAGACAAAATAAACAGCTATCAATTTTTTGTGCTTTAGGAGTGATTATTATTGCTTTATCATTTTCCCTATATGCTTTTTTCTTTTCTGCTTTTGTTGTAGTGCAGTCTATGTCATTAATATTCCCTATTGTAATATTTGTTATGGCAAGGCTAGTATCAAAGGAGGCTAGGATACAATGA
- a CDS encoding sigma-70 family RNA polymerase sigma factor, whose translation MDEKTIELIKAAQGGNRYALAQLLHESYTAVYRYLLKLTLNEYEAQDIAQDAMVKAIEKINIYNYEKSSFSTWMITIAKNLFIDRVRKQKLFDKYAIENLHIEQHSTPLEDFLEKDEIISFLSKLSPKLRAPIVLKYGFDFSYEEIAKYLKIPIGTVKSRISNGIKAMRKEMGFYE comes from the coding sequence TTGGATGAAAAGACAATTGAATTAATAAAAGCAGCTCAAGGTGGTAACAGATACGCATTGGCACAACTGCTGCATGAAAGCTATACAGCTGTTTATAGGTATCTTCTTAAATTGACTTTAAATGAATATGAGGCACAGGATATTGCTCAGGATGCTATGGTTAAGGCTATAGAAAAAATTAATATATATAATTACGAGAAATCTTCTTTTTCTACATGGATGATTACGATAGCCAAAAACTTATTCATAGATAGAGTAAGAAAACAAAAGCTTTTTGACAAATATGCTATAGAAAACTTACACATTGAACAACATTCTACTCCCTTAGAGGATTTTTTAGAAAAGGATGAAATAATATCGTTTCTAAGCAAGCTTTCACCGAAGTTAAGGGCTCCCATTGTTTTAAAATACGGATTCGATTTTTCCTATGAGGAAATAGCAAAATACCTAAAAATTCCTATAGGAACTGTGAAATCAAGAATTTCAAATGGAATAAAGGCTATGAGAAAGGAGATGGGATTCTATGAATAA